TTCGTAGCCCCTCCCTCGACGGGAGGGGTTGGGGAGGGTGATAGTCAGGCATAGACCGGGATGTATTTTTTTTTGAAAGGCGCACGCCCAGCCGCATTATTTCACCAGATCGCCATACTCGCCGGGCTTGCGGTTCTTGAGGAATCCCCAGGTCTCCGTGGCGGCGGCGCGTTCCGCGAGGTCGATATCGGCAAGAACGATCGCTTCCTTGCCGCCGGCAAGCTCGGATGCCATCTCGCCCCAGGGATCCACGCAGAAGCTCCTGCCGTAGAACGAGACGCCGTCCTCCTGCCCCACACGGTTGACCCGGAAGATGAACATATTGTTGGCAAAGGCGTTGGCGCATATGGCCCGTTCCCAGAGGTTGTGCGTATTGAGCGACGAGGCTGTCGGCGCGAACACGACCTCGGCGCCCTTGAGCGCGAGGACCCGGCTGCCCTCGGGGAAAAGATTGTCCCAGCAGATCTGGACGCCGATCCTGCCCTGCGACGTCTCGAACACGGGGATCCCGGAGTCTCCGTTGGAAAAGTAGAATTGTTCGCGATAGAAGGGAATATTCGGAAGGTGCAGTTTGCGGTAGATGCCGAGCTGTTTGCCGCAATCAAAGACCGCCGCGCTGTTGAAGTATTTTCCGCTGACGGATTCGAAGAACGGGACAATGAGCACGGCCCCGGTCTTCTCGGAAACCTGTTGGAACCGGCCGAGGGTCCCGCCCAGCGAGCTGAGTGCCCATGAGAAGTGAGCCTGGTTTTCCTTTTTCGGGAACCAGGTGTTCAGGAACAGTTCGGGATAGCAGATGACCCTGGCGTCCTTTTCAGCCGCCACCTCGGCCATTTCCACGGCGCGCTGGATGTTCCTTTCAACGTCCGGACCAGCGCTGATCTGTATACCGGCTATTCGCATGGAACATTCCCTCTGACGCGATCGTATCAAAATACCTGCGGCAAACTAATGGTGCCGAAGCAAGTTAATTGAACTTATAAAAAGTCTAAATATTGTATATTCCGTCATTCCCGTGCAAACGGGAATCCAGTATTTTTTTATATATCCCTGACCCCTGGATACCCGCTTTCGCGGGTATGACGACTTCTTACGAAACCATCGAGCCTTACTTTTGCATCGGCACGAGCTTTTCCGCTTTTATGATCGGCTTCCCCGTGCTCCCAAAAATCACTTTGCCCTGGACAACAATGCGCTCGCCTTGCGACTTATCGGGAGAAGACCCGGTCGGCATGCGTCCGGTGACATAGATGCAGCCTGTTTCATCCTCCAGGATCCAATCGCTTCTCGTAAGCATTGTGGAGGATGCGCATTTACCGGTCCAGCCCCGATTAATTCCCTGCACCGTGACATCCTTGCCCTCAAAGCTCCGGGTATCATCAAGTATCCGCTTTATCGTGATATTGGTTTCCTTGCCCGCAACTTCCTTAGAGGGGGCATGCGCCCCCGAGGCCTGTGCGCCATTTATCGCCGTGCATAAAAAAAACAATACGCAACTCATCAATAGAGATGTCAGCCTTTGCAAAGAGTATTGCATCAGTATTTTCTCCCTGTGGTTGCCGGTCTAAAATAACCGGAAACCTTTCTTGTATTGAATGATCATTTGCGACCGCTTGTTCAGTTCCAGCGGGTTCGATCCGCTCACAATCTGAGTCATGTCCGAATCTTTCGTTATGTAAAACGGCACCCACCAGTCGGAATAGTTGTTCAGATCCGCGATCGAGGTGAGCGGTTGGTTTGTCCATGGGCTTGAAAGGTCCAACGACACCGGAGCAGACGTTGCTTCATGCCAGTTACTGTCTCCAAGAGAAGCAGGATCGTATAAATAGATATGAACCTTTGCCTTAGTACATGTCGCCCCGTCAGCATAATAATTGACCAGGAAGTAGTATTCCCCGGCTAACACCTGTTCGTTGGCAAGGTAATATTCTTCAGACTTCCCTGAGGCAGCGGAGTCTGCCGAGAAAAATCCATTCGGGCTGGTCTGTCCCATCCAGGGTGCAAAAAGGTCCCCGGTTCCACTCGGTGTTGGTTCGAATACATAGAGATCAACATCAGCGTTGCAAGACTGGTCGCTCACATTGGTCCAGACAATTTTAATGCCAAAATTACCCGGCTTGTATATTGCTGTTCCTCCGCCGGCACCGCTGATAAGCGTTTCCAGGTATGATCCCCAGGTCCCCGATGCAGCTGCCCGGCTGGTCTTGTTACTGGCAAGAAGCGAATAACTGCCAAGATCAGCAGTGTTGGTTTCACTTGCCAGAGGAAGGTATACAGCAAGACCAGCGGAATTCGCCATGTCCGTTCCGTTCGTCTGATTGGCGATAACCATGGAGGTGAGGGCAGTCTTAACCTCAGCGGCGGCGGTTTTCACTGCGGGTCCGGCAGCGCTGGTCGCCAGATAGTCACACAAGTCTCCAAGATCATGGTTAGCCTCATAGGCATAGTCCAGTCTGATCGTGCGGGCCGTTGTCATTACACCGGAGCTGGCAGCATCGCTCTTCAGTGCCGTGCCGAGCGCAAGCAACTTCATGTCGAGCGCGTCAAGCTTCGACATATCCACGGCTGACTTTGTGGTCCCGCCACGGTCATTGGTTGTATAGAACGCGTCATATTTGGTCACGATCGTGCTCGAGAGGTCCCGACTGCTCATTGAGGGGTTCGCGGCAAGGGCGGCGAGGATCGTATCATAGGGGTCCCCCTCGCCCGGCTCGGTCTGCTCTGAAAAGACCATATAGTCGGTCAATCCCTTGAACTCATAGGCCACTTCGTACATAGCCATGAGGCAGGCGTCAAAGTTGATGATGTCAAAATGGACGCCGGAATCTGCGACTCCCTTTGCCAGATCGGGCAGGCTCATGAATGTCCCGCTCGTTTCATCCTGGACCGCGCCTCTCGCAGGACTGGAAAACTTTTTCGTTTTCCAGCCGGCGCCGTGGTCCCAGACCACGAGGGCATAATGCTCCGCCGGATACGTGTCTTTCGCCCAGTTGATAAAGGCCTTCAACGTGGCCGGATTTGCCATATCAACGTTGCCGATGCTGTCGCCTTGCGTACTCACGTTATTCGGATCACTGTCTTGCTGGACCAGGATCCGGTACGTGTCTGACGGAGCGCCTGCCGTATACCTCGGGCTTAACTCCACCTGCACCGCAATTGCGACATTGTCCGAAGATCCGACCGTTTCCATTTCATTCAGGTCGGCTACAGCGGCATCCGACAGGTTGTTATCCCCGCCGATATAGACCATATAGGTCCACTTGCGTGAGCCGGCAGTGCCGTTATCTCCTCCTCCGCCGCTGCTGCATGACAACAACGACATAAACAAGGCCACTAAGATCAGGCAAGCAATTTGCGCGTTAGAACGTTTCATGGTTTCTCTCCTTTTTAACCAATAATAAGACTACAGAATCTGTTTTACGATCTCTTCAAGCCCCTTACGATTCCTCGCGGGCGGGTCTTCGTCAGGCACGCCGACCGGCAACAGGGCGGCAATAAAGGTATCCTTGTCGTAGTCCAGCAACTTTTCGAATGCCTCCTGCGCCACGAGCGGGCCGGTCATCCAGCAGGAACCGTAGCCGAGCGCATGACTTGCGAGCAGCATGTTCTGGATGGCGGCGGAAACACTCTGCAAACCAGGCAGGGGCCGGAGCCGCAGGATGTCCCCGGCTGAATATCCCATCCTGGCAAGCAGACGGTCCGTTCCCGCGCTGTATTTTCCCATGAACACGGCGATCACGACCGGGGCATTCTCAAAAAAAGTATAAAAGCTGCTCTTGTACGCGGCAAGCCGCTGGGCCTGTTTCTCGTCCTCGGCATACGGGAGCATCCGGTCGACCATCTCCCGCGCCGCATCAGCCATCTTCCCCAGAAGCGCCCTGTCCCTGATGACGACAAACCGCCACGGCTGGGTGTTGTTCGCCGAGGGCGCGCGTCTGCCTGCGTCGAGGATCGTATTTACATCCTCATCAGGCACCGGCGTCCGCTTGAATTTGCGGATGCTTTTTCTTCCCTGTATTGCGTCGAACAATTCCATGATCTTACTCTCCGCACTCCGAACTCCCCACTCCGAACTTATTACACCATCCCCGCCAAATCCCGGATCAGCTTTTCCGAGTCCTTCCATCCCAGGCACGGGTCGGTGATGGACTTGCCATACACGTTCTCCGTCACCTTCTGCGCGCCTTCTTCGATGAAGCTCTCGATCATGAAGCCCCTGATCAGGTCCCTGAGTATGGACGAATGCCGTCGGCTCTGCATCACTTCCATGGCGATCCGGGGCTGTTCGGCAAACTTCTTGTCGGAGTTCGCGTGGTTCGTGTCCACAATGATCGCGGGATTGGTGAGTCCGCGCTTTTGATAGGACTCGGCGAAGGTATGGAGGTCCTCATAATGATAATTCGGCACCGCGAGGCCATGATGGTCCACCGCGCCCCGAAGCACGGCGTGCGTGAGCGGATTGCCGGATGTCTTCACTTCCCAGCGGTTGTAGCTGAATACATGGGGCGCCTGGGCGGCCTGGATGGAATTGAGCGTCACCTCCATATCGCCCGACGTCGGGTTCTTCATGCCCACGGGAATATCGAGGCCGCTGCACGTCAAACGGTGCGCCTGGTTCTCGACCGAACGGGCGCCCACGGCAACATAGCTCAGGACATCCTCAAGGTAGGGATAGTTGCCGGGGTAGAGCATCTCGTCGGCGGCGGGAAGATGGGACTCCTTGATCGCGCGCAGGTGCATCTTCCTGATCGCCTTGATGCCCTCCACGATATTCGGCTTTTCCTGGAGCTTCGGCTGGTGTGCCATGCCCTTGTACCCGATCCCGGTCGTGCGCGGCTTGTTGGTGTAGATGCGCGGGATGATGATGATCCTGTCTTTCACCTCGTCCTGGACCTTTGCCAGCCGCGCGATATAATCGCACACCGCGTCCTCATCATGTGCCGAACACGGCCCGATGATCAGGATCAGTTTGTTGTTTTCGCGGACAAGCGCCGCCTTGATGTCCTGGTCGCGTTTTTTCTTGATCTCCGCCAGTTCCGGGGAAAGCGGCATCGACGCAAGGATATTCTGGGGCTGCGGTATTTCTTGAATATATTCAAAGCTCATATCCGATTCATCCCTTCTCTGCGCAATACGTTTTGAATGTGCGTGTGTGGCATGCAGTATAAAATCCAACACCGAGTAAGTCAAGCCAAAAAACGTAAAAAGCCCCCTTCATCAGCATCAGCATCCCTTGCCGCCGTGATCAACAAAAAACATCTGGCCTTTTTTGCCGTAATATTGTATAA
The window above is part of the Nitrospirota bacterium genome. Proteins encoded here:
- a CDS encoding N-carbamoylputrescine amidase — encoded protein: MRIAGIQISAGPDVERNIQRAVEMAEVAAEKDARVICYPELFLNTWFPKKENQAHFSWALSSLGGTLGRFQQVSEKTGAVLIVPFFESVSGKYFNSAAVFDCGKQLGIYRKLHLPNIPFYREQFYFSNGDSGIPVFETSQGRIGVQICWDNLFPEGSRVLALKGAEVVFAPTASSLNTHNLWERAICANAFANNMFIFRVNRVGQEDGVSFYGRSFCVDPWGEMASELAGGKEAIVLADIDLAERAAATETWGFLKNRKPGEYGDLVK
- a CDS encoding clostripain-related cysteine peptidase, whose translation is MKRSNAQIACLILVALFMSLLSCSSGGGGDNGTAGSRKWTYMVYIGGDNNLSDAAVADLNEMETVGSSDNVAIAVQVELSPRYTAGAPSDTYRILVQQDSDPNNVSTQGDSIGNVDMANPATLKAFINWAKDTYPAEHYALVVWDHGAGWKTKKFSSPARGAVQDETSGTFMSLPDLAKGVADSGVHFDIINFDACLMAMYEVAYEFKGLTDYMVFSEQTEPGEGDPYDTILAALAANPSMSSRDLSSTIVTKYDAFYTTNDRGGTTKSAVDMSKLDALDMKLLALGTALKSDAASSGVMTTARTIRLDYAYEANHDLGDLCDYLATSAAGPAVKTAAAEVKTALTSMVIANQTNGTDMANSAGLAVYLPLASETNTADLGSYSLLASNKTSRAAASGTWGSYLETLISGAGGGTAIYKPGNFGIKIVWTNVSDQSCNADVDLYVFEPTPSGTGDLFAPWMGQTSPNGFFSADSAASGKSEEYYLANEQVLAGEYYFLVNYYADGATCTKAKVHIYLYDPASLGDSNWHEATSAPVSLDLSSPWTNQPLTSIADLNNYSDWWVPFYITKDSDMTQIVSGSNPLELNKRSQMIIQYKKGFRLF
- a CDS encoding nitroreductase family protein gives rise to the protein MELFDAIQGRKSIRKFKRTPVPDEDVNTILDAGRRAPSANNTQPWRFVVIRDRALLGKMADAAREMVDRMLPYAEDEKQAQRLAAYKSSFYTFFENAPVVIAVFMGKYSAGTDRLLARMGYSAGDILRLRPLPGLQSVSAAIQNMLLASHALGYGSCWMTGPLVAQEAFEKLLDYDKDTFIAALLPVGVPDEDPPARNRKGLEEIVKQIL
- a CDS encoding 3-deoxy-7-phosphoheptulonate synthase, producing MSFEYIQEIPQPQNILASMPLSPELAEIKKKRDQDIKAALVRENNKLILIIGPCSAHDEDAVCDYIARLAKVQDEVKDRIIIIPRIYTNKPRTTGIGYKGMAHQPKLQEKPNIVEGIKAIRKMHLRAIKESHLPAADEMLYPGNYPYLEDVLSYVAVGARSVENQAHRLTCSGLDIPVGMKNPTSGDMEVTLNSIQAAQAPHVFSYNRWEVKTSGNPLTHAVLRGAVDHHGLAVPNYHYEDLHTFAESYQKRGLTNPAIIVDTNHANSDKKFAEQPRIAMEVMQSRRHSSILRDLIRGFMIESFIEEGAQKVTENVYGKSITDPCLGWKDSEKLIRDLAGMV